The DNA region taaataatacaacatttatatcatgcattttacagtatttatatttattcatcaatttcacttgaattgttcaacaggaagtacataaaGTAGGTAGGCTATGTAGGGCAACAAAAGACCAAGCTGAAGCCAAGAACAGCCAAACAGGCAACAACCCATATAAGAGGGGTGAATACACAGACATAGTCCTTGATATTATTGGAGGTGAAAAGTCGGAAGCTCTGCATGGGATCCAATATGTTGCAGAGGATGGTGAGCCTGTGATGACAGCAGAAAGTGAGCCTtcttcagaaacatttattcttaaTCTCAGCCCTGTAATCGAGGGAGAAGGTCAATCACAGGTGGAGCCAGAAGGCCTAGTTCCCACAGGACCCCCAGAGAGAGGCTCAAAGCACCCAAAGAAAGATGACGCCTATAAGGTACTTCTGCaaaaagagactgaaagggCAGAAGTACAGATCCATCTAGCAGAGGAACAGCTTATTCTTGCCCGAcgaagcagatgatgatgataaagaagaaggagaactcaTAAGAAGAACTACTCATAACAAGAACtaagaagtaatttattttgttaagtattggacatttaagcctttttttatccatttcaattcaataaatctttgtttgaaacctgttcgaaacatccataatgtatttgtgagtaaagtatgtatttatttatttatttgttgtaggtctcagatgagtggactgcctgtttccaagaaatggacaatggagggggatgtttatattgtttgtttgctgttccgttcagtcctattttctgttcaaataaagcatATTGGAGTGACCCCATACTATTCTACCTGTTGTTCTTTACATAGCTACATTGTGATAGTCCCATTTAGACCACAGGTAATCCAGATTTGGTAatcctgaaaagtttgaatccggatcagagtaatccaatcccacattgctttgaaaaaccagcataaaaataaaatggattacgtgatcctggatagcagaaaaagagatttccaaatctggatcagtttgatccagattaaaacttttgaaaaaccggccccagTAGAGCAGTGTGATCAGCAGCTGGACCAAGAGAGGGGGCTACAGACATCTGATACTTTCTGTCTACTCCCAGCCACTCTTCTATGTTTGAGTCCGAGCCAATTACCATTTGGACAATCGTAAGCTGTTATTCATcacgggaaaaaaaaatcttgcgTCCACACTGGCTGTCCTCCTCAATCCTCAACTGGAGGATTCAGGTTTAGTGTGAAGAGACACTAAAGTCCTTTCTCACACTCTGTAAAATGAAGAACAAACCACATGTTACTTCTTTGTTTTAGGTTGAATCTTACACCATCGGGCTCAGTATGCATGTACAtgtaaagaggaaggaaggtggTTGTGTTTAACAGTTTAAATTTATCTTTCTCTTACAGAATCGGTCTTTATTCTCAGACTCTTCTTTGTTGTAGGTAGACGTGTCTGTGATGTGACTGAGTTTTATCTTGTACACGTTTTTCTTGTATGAAGTCACAGACCAGAGCAGCAGCTACTATGAGAGTAACTGCAGCAGTGAGTGGATTTGTTGTCCTTCTTCTCACTGTGACAGGTACTGTACGTCTACATTCATGTTGTCACGCTATTTTACACTCGGACTTCTGATTCACCTGAAGtgagtttgagaaagaaagtaaaaatataaatgaaccattcattcattttcagatCACCACCTGTAAAgtgatgcagaaagaaaatagaTGAAGGAATTATTACCAGTATTATTTTGTCTCTTTGCTTAGAAGTTTCTATCATCTAGAGCTCAAAATATTACAGAGGCTGAAAcatgttattaatattaatatataagaattgtcatcagtgtgtgtcaaTAGTTGAAATGCTATGGAATGCTactcatggaaatgtgtttcttttctacaggaagtaaaaagtaaacTAAGTGTTATCTGGTGTCGTTATGAATCTGattctctgtgttacagtggtacagtgtgaGAATGGCTGGGAtgtgagttacacttctactgagatctgtgccatcagaggatcaacagtggacattacCTGTACCTACACAAACCCATCCACATTTAATAACCTTGATACTACAGTTCAGGAAACTTTCTGGTTCATTCAAGAGAGCAATGGGATTCAGGTCGATCTAAGGACTGATCTTTAGTATTCAGGTCGTGTGGAGtatctctgtggaaacaacacgggcactctgagaatctctaacctgagagagagcgactcagctgtgtacaaggtcaggttcacaacaaaccaacctaATTGGAGTTTAACTGGTtcagctggagtcactctgtctgtcacaggtatcatttacatttgaagactcattcatttttttcctaCTTCTTGTTTGGTTCACTtgggtgtgtctgtgcacttttatattcaagtgtgtgttgtcagtttgGACTAAAATGAATTccttattctcacacacagatttgcatgTGCAGGTGAGCAGATCAGAGAAGTTATTCCGTTATAACCAGGCAGAGCTCACGTGTCTGAGCAGTTGTCGTCTTCCTGATCATctggggccggtttttcaaaagttttaatctggatcaaactgatccagatttgGAAATCCCTTTTTCTGCTATCCAGGATCACGTAATCCATTCTATTTGTATGCTGGTTTTTCAAAGCTATGTGGGATTGGATTACTCTGATCcggattcaaacttttcaggatTACCAAATCTGGATTACCTGTGGTCTAAATGGGACTATCACAATGTAGCTATGAAAAGAACAACAGGTAGAATAGTTTGGGGTCACTCCAATAatgctttatttgaacagaaaataggactgaacggaacagcaaacaaacaatataaacatcccccctccattgtccatttcttggaaacaggcagtccactcatctgagacctacaacaaataaataaataaatacatactttactcacaaatacattatggatgtttcgaacaggtttcaaacaaagatttattgaattgaactggATAAAAAGGGGCTTACttactaaaaataaaaatttttagtaagtaaaataaattactttttatttcttgttataAGTAGTTCTTCTTAtgagttctccttcttcttcatcatcatcatctgctgtgGAGAGACCAGCTTGTCCAAGCTTGGCCTTAAGGAGGCGGATCTCAAGTCTGGCCTTGGTTTGGTGCAGTCGGGCAAGAATGAGCTGTTCCTCTGCTAGATGGATCTGTACTTCTgccctttctgtctctttttgcAGAAGTACCTTATAGgcatgatataaatgttgtattatttaactaaccaattttagttacctagttttattactgatatccaccatgaatccaccctcctgctgggatcagtttaatcctgtttttttggatcacaatgatcccaatcctaccaaaaagttttgaaaaacccaaactcaagGTTTGATCCGGATCAAAAAGAAGATTGGATTACGTGATCCAATCCAATTTCTGaatccttttttccttttgaaataCCCCTTTTCAAGATTTGATCCAATCCGATAGCTGTAATCCGATCAGatttcttttgaaaaaccggcccctgAACTACATCTGGTACAATAATCAacggaaggaggaggaaggagcatcTTATTCACGTCATTTTCATTATAGAGACAGAGTTTCCTGTGCTGTTGAAGGACACGAGGATTTCCGCTCTCCGTCAATCTGTGAGTTTAATCTACAGTATTTCACTAACAGCACCATCTGCTGGAGTATTTGAGATAATGCATTGTATCATAACTGCATGTgtctttaaatacttttttctctgcatgggCACATTGAACTCTTGAGATACTACTGTCAGTACTGAGAAACTAGTGTAGTACTAGTACTAGTATTTTGCTTATGTAAATATTGGGAAGGACATGGACCAATCTAAAACGTCAAattcatttttctcaaagatggtttgtgtcattttaggttgttcttatcacactctattgttcatgtttctcatgagtttggttttaatttgttatttgatgaaatgaaaattagatcaaacttcatgattgacagctgaggttGACTCAGGATGTGTCGAGCtcatgtatgggcgggaccttgatactGTGTGGCTCCATCACCAGATCACAACTGTGCAGACTGTGGttccaaatgtgaaagatggcagcgttggtatccaggatattttggcttaatttctggagagtgagaggaaatggagacgTGTCGTCAATCTTTGGTCGACTCTGCATAAAAGATACAGATCATTTCCTCCACATTGGCCAGTTTGCTCCATTATAAGAGCAACTCATACAAGGTCCCTCATGATCCTCACCTCCAACAGTGTGTTTCTCCCTCACTCTGAAGTCTAAAGGGAACTTCACTGTGTTTTATGTGATCTGAAATTTTCCTCATCTTGGCATCGTCATCATCTTAAAACGAAAACCTGCCGACTGGTGCTTCACGAGAGAAAATACATGGAGttagttttataaatgtataactTCATCATCAGATTTTCTGATGTGCTCTGTGTTACAGGGGTATTGAGACATAATGGCTGGAGTGTGAAttacacttctactgagatctgtgacttcagaggatcaacagtggacattacCTGTACCTACACATACCCATCCACATTTAATAACCTTGATACTACAGTTCAGGAAACTTTCTGGTTCATTCAAGAGAGTAATGGGATTTACGTTGATCTAAGGACTGATCCGGAGTATTCAGGTCGTGTGGAGTATCTCTTTGAAAACAACACGGgcactctgagaatctctaacctgagagagagcgactcagctgtgtacaagttcaggttcacaacaaaccaacGTAATAGGAGTTTAACTGGTTCACctggagtcactctgtctgtcacaggtaacatttaAATTAGAGTCTGTTTGAAATGTTAGTGtgtatgttgaaataaaatcacatgtttgttcacagaCCCTCAGCTCCAGGTACATGTGAGGAGATCAACAGCCAATCCATCTTCTACCTGGACAGAGCTGACCTGTCACAGCAGGTGTTGGATCCCTGATCATCTTTCCTACGTTtggtacaataacaataaacctgttggacgaaaaaaatactttcaccTCCGACACTTTGATGCTGAAGACAGCTATCACTGTTCTATAGAAGGACAGGAGCGTTTCCCTTCTCCTACATTGTGTGAGTTTACGTCTCCTCATGAAGCTACAATAATgtggaaataatttaaattatacttataaacaaataatacagacagtgttttgtattttccttCTGTGTGTTAATATAGACTATCCTTCAGATGCTCCAAAGCCTCCCactgtgtcagtgagtccctctggtgagatcatggagggcagctcggtgactctgacctgcagcagtgatgctaacccagcagctaaATACACCTGGTACAAGAGAAGTAGAAATAAACAAGTTCAACCTCTCAGTGAAGAGACACAATTTGTCCTCAGCTCCATCCGGTGGTCAGACTCTGGAGAGTATTACTGCACAGCTGAGAATGAGCTGGGAAGGAGTTCAGCAAACATCTTTAttactgtgacatgtgagtgaaaCACAGGTTATTAAGTGAAGAGATATTTAATCTGTCACATTCTTTGtcctttacattttaaatgtgcagaTATGAGTCGTTTGACTTCTTCCCCATAAGTATTAACAGTCAGACcatcagcagcacaaagagGAATCGACCCAGCATCAGTTGAAACATCCATAAAGCTTTGACCATCATTGATATCATAGCTTCCACACGGTGGAAAGTATCAGTGTGAGGCCCAGAACACACAAGGACGTAGTTACACCACCTTACATCTGACTGTTGGAGCAGGTGATTTTAGCACTCTGACTTTTACAGCCTACATCCCCCTTCTCCTTTTCATTGCACCAGAACCTTAAACCATCAATTCTCAGGATTTTCAGATGTGTCACAGCTATATATCAAGCCCATCATATTGCACATGAACAACACTTACCGAACAACAGCATCACCTGGCAAACTGAATCATTCGTCTAACCACACTGCTAATGTCTCCTGTCTGTTGTCTAGGGAAGTCAGTGATAATCATAAATACCGTCAGGTACACTCTGGTGGCCGTGCTGGTTCCAGTGCttgtctggactctgtggacgaGGTAAAATAATGCAAATCCAGCAGTTCACCCTCTGCTCTTTTACTGTCTTCAAACACATGTTTCAGTGTTTTGAAGtttattttgtcaaatgttgtgtttgttgttttcgaTCCAGGATGAAGAAAACTCTGAGCCTGAAATCTGAAGTGAATGAAGCTGTGGAGATGATagaggtgagagacagtgaggccAAAAGAAAGACTCCATGTCACTGTTTTCATCTCAACATGTTATAGAAAGAGGGAAAACATTTCTCGGATCAGCTACTTTGTCTGAATCTGCCCCAAAATGTGAAAGGTTATTTCCATTGACCATATATTaaaatggacgtagactctGGGTCTAGAAAGTGAAGTGAACGATTCATTAAGAGTCAAATAGACCATAAAGCATTGCAGGCATTGGGTCATGGATaccgtgtgattgacagctagtactggGTGCAGGTCACAGGTTAATGTGGGCGggaagtgtccttgggccctgagtcaggctccacccactTTCCTACAAATATGGTTACTTATGGTTtgaaaaaaccaagatggcgctggacaaCATGTCAAAAATGgaggcttcaaaatggcagctcacaaaccaatgggtgacgtcacgTTGACACTTCtgtcttggcccatgtcccgtcctcccaccaagttttgtggacaTCAGTTTTTATGTACTCCTGCTTATGAACAAACAAACGAATGGACAGGGGGCGCAACTACGTTCAGACTGTTTTGAATGAACTGTGATTATATGCAGGTTTCATGAATAAAGTCCAGTGAGGATTAATATTTTCTCATCTCTCCCCCATCAGTCACACAACTGTCCTGATTATGAGAATGtcgctgctgcagcacagacagaagacacagaggagcaggaagacctGGTGTGAAGCATCAGGTCAGAGCCACTGGGACAAACAGAACCAAGATGGACGACTTCAGAGCACATCCGTACAAGCGAGTTTTACAGAAACCATAGTGTGTTAAATACAGGGaatctgagtgcaagcgcagagtttgagcacaagcagtgCAAATCTAAGCACCAGCAGGAGCTGTGtgagtgcaagcgcagggttttgagtaaAATCACCACGAGATCTGAACGTGCAAGTCCAGCTCTCAAACTAAAAGACCACGCTTTtgaacaaagaggaaaacaccCGTATTTCCTTTCTACTCAtggtttcctgttttcttttctcctcaggtGCACTGTGATTGTGTTGAAAGTATTTAGGAGGGAACAGgaagtctctctctttccattccTGGTTGCAGCAGCATCAGTTTGTACAGCATGACCTTTTGAGCAAgagtattgttgtgttgtttattttctttttcttttctgatggGTCCAGTCGTCCAATTTTCTCAGCTAGATTTCTGTGAGCTTTAGTTCTGATGTGGGTTGAGGTTGAAGGAAGATTCTCAGATCCTACGACCCTTTGTGGGTTGGTGTCTTGGATTTTCCTtcttttgtccattttgccggcctgttgttgaagttgttgtcttttctgcgataaatatattttctttttgctgttACCCTCTGAACTTTGTTGGACGTCTTGGTAATGAGCCTTTGAGGCTGTGGTAACACCACGTGACTCGTGTCTTATACATGATATTAATGTGGTTATTACATAGATAATGAATTATTATGTATCGTGATGTTTTGaatttttcttaaataaaatgtttttggtCTATTGTTTTTACTCCTTatcttattgttttttgtttttcagcagaattacaccagaaaactaaaaacagatttttccaCAAACTCATCAAATTTTGGCATGAATCCTGATAAAGGGGCGGAGCCAGGAGCCTGTTTATATCACTGTCTTTAAAATTGTGAGACTGATGAAAACAGTCAGGATTATTTAGAGCAGCGGTCTCCAACCTTCTTTGCGCTACGGACCGGTTGGATGTCAGACAATATTTCCACGGACCGGTCTTTAAGATGTGGCTACGGAGCCTCACTACGGAGGCCCTCTGGTAGGCCTCTGGTGACATCGgtagatatttttttatataacgAAATTTACGAATTGTTAATACGCAGCCTCAAATTAATTGTTGCGTGGTAAGTTACCAGTAAGAGGGAGAAGGACAGATACCAAAGCTCCATTACGcacatttaaagttaaaaatgtattcgttaattaaaaaaattccaCCGATGTCACTAGAGGGGCTCCGTATGTGGCGGATAAATATGACAAAATTAAATGATATACAACTAGCATAAAAACTGGggtattttctaaatataataataataaatgtgaaactGATGTGTATTCTTATGCAACTTACTTAGCAGCGTCCTCGTAACATGGCACcaacaacacatcagtgagtAACAATGAATAAATCACAAATAAGTGCATAAAACATATAACTAACCACAACCCTGAATCAGTGGGAGCCCTGAGCCTGTTTCTCTGCAACAAGGCAGTCCCATCTAGGGCTTATAGTGACAATGAAGCCCGAAGTGTGTTTCTGATGTCCAGTCTACTCCGTAATTTCGTTTTGGTTGCCGTCACAGCAGAAAACCTAGCTTCgcacagatatgatgtcggaaatggcaacagagttgttagtGCTTTTGTGGCGATTTCAGGGTATTCTGCTGTGACTTAAATCCACAACActgg from Limanda limanda chromosome 5, fLimLim1.1, whole genome shotgun sequence includes:
- the LOC133002200 gene encoding B-cell receptor CD22-like; translated protein: MAGISSYEFSFFFIIIICCGETSLSKLGLKEADLKSGLGLVQSGVLRHNGWSVNYTSTEICDFRGSTVDITCTYTYPSTFNNLDTTVQETFWFIQESNGIYVDLRTDPEYSGRVEYLFENNTGTLRISNLRESDSAVYKFRFTTNQRNRSLTGSPGVTLSVTDPQLQVHVRRSTANPSSTWTELTCHSRCWIPDHLSYVWYNNNKPVGRKKYFHLRHFDAEDSYHCSIEGQERFPSPTLYAPKPPTVSVSPSGEIMEGSSVTLTCSSDANPAAKYTWYKRSRNKQVQPLSEETQFVLSSIRWSDSGEYYCTAENELGRSSANIFITVTWKSVIIINTVRYTLVAVLVPVLVWTLWTRMKKTLSLKSEVNEAVEMIESHNCPDYENVAAAAQTEDTEEQEDLV